Proteins encoded by one window of Ostrinia nubilalis chromosome 23, ilOstNubi1.1, whole genome shotgun sequence:
- the LOC135083486 gene encoding ELAV-like protein 4, translating to MSKGDSENQNGSGEESKTNLIINYLPQSMTQEEIRSLFSSIGEVESCKLIRNKGAAFPDALNHALHGGGQSLGYAFVNYHRAEDAEKAITTLNGLRLQNKTIKVSYARPSSEAIKGANLYVSGLPKTMTQAELERLFSPYGRIITSRILCENSGGRPFTGGEQGLSKGVGFIRFDQRVEAERAIQELNGTVPKGASEPITVKFANNPSNNGKALAPLAAYLPAALRFPAPLGRFSSGKSLLAINKGLQRYSPLAGELLGGVLPGAVGSEWCIFVYNLAPETEENVLWQLFGPFGAVQSVKVIRDLQTNKCKGYGFITMTNYDEAVVAIQSLNGYTLGNRVLQVSFKTNKIKTI from the coding sequence ATGTCCAAAGGCGACAGTGAAAACCAGAACGGCTCGGGCGAGGAGTCCAAGACGAACCTGATCATCAACTACCTGCCGCAGAGCATGACGCAGGAGGAGATCCGCAGCCTGTTCTCCAGCATCGGCGAGGTGGAGTCGTGCAAGCTGATCCGCAACAAGGGCGCGGCCTTCCCGGACGCGCTCAACCACGCGCTGCACGGCGGCGGCCAGAGCCTGGGCTACGCGTTCGTCAACTACCACCGCGCCGAGGACGCCGAGAAGGCCATCACCACGCTCAACGGGCTGCGGCTGCAGAACAAGACCATCAAGGTGTCGTACGCGCGGCCCAGCAGCGAGGCCATCAAGGGCGCCAACCTCTACGTGTCCGGCCTGCCCAAGACCATGACGCAGGCCGAGCTGGAGCGCCTCTTCAGCCCGTATGGCCGCATCATCACGTCGCGCATCCTGTGCGAGAACTCCGGCGGGCGGCCCTTCACCGGCGGCGAGCAGGGCCTGTCCAAGGGCGTCGGCTTCATTCGCTTCGACCAGCGCGTGGAGGCGGAGCGCGCCATACAGGAGCTGAACGGGACAGTGCCGAAGGGAGCGTCGGAGCCGATCACGGTGAAGTTCGCGAACAACCCGAGCAACAACGGCAAGGCGCTGGCGCCGCTGGCCGCCTACCTGCCGGCCGCGCTGCGCTTCCCGGCGCCGCTGGGCCGCTTCAGTTCAGGCAAGTCGCTGCTAGCTATTAACAAGGGCCTCCAGCGCTACAGCCCGCTGGCCGGCGAGCTGTTGGGCGGCGTGCTGCCCGGCGCCGTCGGCTCCGAGTGGTGCATCTTCGTGTACAACCTCGCGCCGGAGACCGAGGAGAACGTGCTCTGGCAGCTCTTCGGGCCCTTCGGCGCCGTGCAGAGCGTCAAAGTGATCCGCGACCTGCAGACCAACAAGTGCAAGGGCTACGGGTTCATCACGATGACCAACTACGACGAGGCGGTGGTCGCCATCCAGTCGCTCAACGGGTACACGCTCGGGAACCGCGTGCTGCAGGTCAGCTTCAAGACCAACAAGATCAAGACGATCTAA